The Palleronia sp. THAF1 genome contains the following window.
TCTGATCGCGGCCCTTCCCGGCCCGGTGCTGGTGATCGGCCCGACCCAACGGATCGAGGCTGCAAACTCGGCCGCGGCCGCGCTGATCGGCGACGCTTTGATCGGGCGGCACTACGTGGCCGTTCTGCGCCAGCCTGCCGTCGCCGATGCGATTGAAGCTGCACTGCGTGATGGAACGCGGACCGAGACGCGGTTTCTGGGTCGGCGACAAGAGACCGACACCACTTGGTCCGTCAGCGTCCAGCGCGCCGGGCCGCGTGTCGTCGTGGCCTTCGAAGACCGCACGGCCGCAGAGGAAGCCGGTCAGATCCGGCGCGACTTCGTGGCGAACGTCAGCCACGAGTTGAAGACACCCCTCACAGCGCTGATCGGTTTCATCGAAACACTACGCGGCCCCGCGCGCGACGATGTGGCCGCTCGCGACCGGTTCCTGGGCATCATGGAGCGCGAGGCACAGCGCATGAACCGGCTGGTCTCGGACCTTCTGTCGCTCAGCCGTGTCGAGACCGAAGAAAGGGTCCGCCCGCGTCAGGACGTGGATGTGACGATGATCCTTAGGGGGGTTGTTACTCTTCTGCGGCCCCTGGCTGAGGAAAAGAAAATAAAGCTCGTTTTCGATCCACCCGGTCCCGCCACTGTGCAAGGCGACGCGGATCAGCTGCGGCAGGTGTTCTCGAACCTCGTGGAGAACGCGATCAAATATGGCGGCTCGCGGGTCGAGCTGCGACTGGCAGAGCGCAGCCAGATCGCCGATCTGCGCCGTTCAGGTGTGGTTGTGGATGTGATCGATGATGGTCCGGGAATCGACGGAATCCACGTTCCGCGCCTGACAGAACGGTTCTACCGCGTGGACACCCATCGCTCTCGCGAAGTGGGTGGCACCGGTCTTGGGCTGGCTATCGTAAAGCATATCGTGTCGCGCCACCGCGGGCGATTTCGGGTCGCCTCGACGCTCGGCGAAGGCAGCGTCTTCACTGTTTACCTGCCGCGCGAGAATTGATGCGGGCAGGGCGGTAATTGTCATCAATCTGTTACGTTCACGTTACATAACTGTTTTGTATCCCGCGTAGTGACGCGGCAAGGTCACCGAAAAGGGGCCGAATCGAATGACACAGACAGGAGCTTCCATGTCCTTCGCAAAAACCACCGCATCCTTCGCCATCCTGGCCGCCGCCGCCACCGCTGCGTCCGCTCAAGGCCGCGAGCAGGTGCAGGTCGCCGGATCTTCGACCGTGCTGCCCTACGCCAACATCGTCGCCGAAGCCTTTGGCGAATCGACCGAATTCCCGACACCGGTCATCCAGTCTGGTGGTTCTTCCGCCGGTCTGAAGCTGTTCTGCGAAGGCGTGGGTGAAAACACCATCGACATCGCGAATGCTTCCCGCGCGATCCGTGACTCCGAGATCGAGACCTGTGCCGCCAACGGCGTGAACGACATCATCGAAGTGCGCATCGGTTATGACGGCATCGTCTTCGCCAGCCAGACCGACGGCCCCGAGTTCTCTGCTTTCGAGCCCGAGCAGTGGTACAACGCCCTGGCCGCCGAGATCCCGATGGACGGTGAGATGGTCGCGAACCCGAACACCAACTGGACGGACGTCGACGACAGCCTGCCCGACGCCGAGATCCTGGCCTTCATCCCCGGCACCAAGCACGGCACGCGTGAAGTCTTCGAAGAGAAGGTTTTGCTGCAGGGTTGCGAAGACTCCGGCGCGATGGAAACCATGATGTCCGACATGGGCATGGACGAAGATGCCGCCGAAGCCGCCTGCATGTCCGTCCGCACCGACGGTGCGTCCGTGGACATCGACGGCGACTACACCGAGACGCTGGCCCGCATCGAGAGCGATCCCAACGGCGTGGGCGTGTTCGGTCTGTCCTTCTACGAGAACAACACCAGCGTTCTGAAGGTCGCGACCATGGGCGGCGTGTCGCCCTCGACCGAGACGATCGCTTCGGGTGAGTATCCCGTGTCTCGTCCGCTCTACTTCTACATCAAGAAGGCCCACATCGGCGTGATCCCCGGCGTCAAGGAATACGCCGCGTTCTTCGTGTCCGATCAGGTTGCTGGTCAGGGCGGTCCGCTCGCCGACTACGGCCTGACGCCGGATCCGGAGCTGGCCGCGACGCAGGAGAAGATCGCGAACGAAACCACGATGTCTTCGGGCTCGTAAGCCAAGCCTCGTGAACCGAAGGGCGGCCCCACCGACGGGCCGCCCTTCCCTTTGAAGACCGACTGAACCAAGAGGTCGTGATGTCCGTCCCACTTATTCTGATCGTTCTGGCCGGCCTTGCGATCCTTGGCTTCGTGCTGGGCCGCCGCCGGTCTGTGCAACTGGTGGACGGAGACGCGCGCCGCCTGCACTCGCGCCCGAACTACCACGGCACCAGCGTTGCTTTGGCCGCTGTCGTGCCTGCCTTCCTGGTGCTGCTTGGTTGGTTGTTGATCCAGCCGATTTTCATCGAAAGCCGGGTCGCTGCCGACTTTCCCGAGGACGCCATTCCCGAAGGGTCCACCATCGGCTTGGTGATGGGGGACGTGAACCGCCTTGCCGCCGGGCTGCAAACCCTGCGACAGACCGGGGCGCTGACGCGACAGGAGATTGTCAATCTCAACGCGGGCGAGGACGATATCCGCGGTCGATTGGGGTCCATCGGACTGGCATTGGGCTCGGACGTGTCGCCCGCGACGCTGGAAGCCGCGCGCCAGATGCGGCTGACCGAAGATACTGGCCGATTGGCAATGACGGTCGTCGTACTGGCCCTGGCTGCCGCTGGTTTCGGCTTTGTGCTGTCGCGTATCTCGGCTGACGGACGCGCGCGCAACACAGTTGAATCCGTGATCCGCGTGTTGCTGATGCTGGCCGCCACCGTCGCGATCCTGACGACCGTGGGCATCATCGCATCCATGCTGTTCGAGACGATCAACTTCTTCGGGCAATATCCGATCACCGAATTCTTCTTCGGCACCAACTGGGCGCCGAACTTCCGCGGCAACTCTGACCTGGGCATCATTCCGCTTCTGTGGGGCACGATGTATATCTCGCTGATCGCGCTCTTGGTGGCCGTACCGGTGGGCTTGTTCTCGGCCATCTACCTGTCGGAATACGCCAGCCCCACCCTGCGCGGGATCGCCAAGCCGTTGATCGAGGTTCTGGCGGGCATCCCCACCATCGTGTACGGCCTCTTCGCCTTGCTCGTCGTCGGCCCGATGCTGCGCGACTACTTCGCACAGCCGCTGGGGCTGGGATCGTCCGGATCGTCGGTGATGACCGCCGGTCTTGTGATGGGCATCATGCTGATCCCCTTCGTATCTTCCTTGTCGGACGATATCATCTCTGCCGTGCCGCAATCCATGCGCGACGGTTCTCTGGGGCTGGGCGCCACGAAAGCCGAAACGATCCGTCAGGTCGTCGTGCCCGCAGCGCTGCCCGGCATCGTGGGCGCGGTCCTGCTGGCCGCATCGCGCGCTATCGGTGAGACCATGATCGTCGTGCTGGGGGCAGGGGCCGCGGCACGCCTGTCGCTGAACCCGTTCGAAGCGATGACCACTGTCACCGTCAAAATCGTCAGCCAGTTGACGGGCGATACCAACTTCGCCAGTCCCGAAACGCTTGTCGCCTTCGCCCTGGGTTTGACCCTGTTCGTCATCACGCTGGGGCTAAACGTTCTCGCCCTGATCATTGTGCGCCGCTACCGGGAGCAATATGAATGACCGATATTCCTGACAGCCGCGGCACCTCTACCACGCTGCTGGAACCCGACACCCGCACCAAAAAGCGCAATGCGGCAGAGGCCCGGTTCAAGGCCTACGGTCTGGGCGCGATCTGCATCGGCCTGCTGGCGCTGGTGCTTCTGCTGGCCTCTATCTTCTATCGCGGTCTGCCGGCCTTCTGGCAGGCGACACTGACCCTTGACGTGCCGCTGACCGAGCAAACGCTGGATCCCGCTGGCAATCGCAATCTGGAGGATATTCGTAGGGTTATCACCTTCGGCTATGCCGGCCTGATCGAAGACGCGATGACGAACAAGATCGAAGAGCTGGGCATCGACATCGAAGGGCTGACCAACCCCGAAGACATCATTTCCGGTTCTGCCGCTGCACAGGTGCGCCGCTTTGTGCTGGCCAATCCCGATCGGATCGGCACGACAGAGACGTTCACATTCTACGCCACCAGCCGGGTCGACCAATACTACAAAGGCGCTGTGACGATGGAAACGGCGTCCCGCGACAGCCAGATTTCGGTCGAGCAGTTGCAACTTGCGGACGCCTTGCAGGACGAGGGCGCGCTGGGACGGTCGTTCAACAGGGCCTTCATCACCGGCCCCGATGCATCCGACACCCGGGCGGAGTCAGCGGGCCTTGGGGTGGCCATCATCGGTTCCGCTTACATGATGCTGATCGTGCTGGCCTTGGCTCTTCCGATCGGGGTCGCCGCGTCGATCTATCTGGAAGAGTTCGCGCCCACGAACCGGCTGACGGATATCATCGAGGTCAACATCTCGAACCTCGCCGCGGTGCCCTCCATCGTGTTCGGCATCCTTGGCCTTGCGATCTTCATCAACTTCGCCGGACTGCCGCAATCCGCGCCTGTCGTGGGTGGCCTTGTGCTGACACTTATGACCCTGCCCACGATCATCATCTCAACCCGCGCATCGCTAAAATCGGTGCCGCCGTCGATCCGGGATGCGGCGCTGGGGGTAGGAGCATCAAAGATGCAATCGGTGTTCCACCACGTTCTGCCGCTGGCCGGTCCCGGTATCCTGACCGGCACGATCATCGGGCTGGCGCAAGCCTTGGGCGAAACCGCGCCGCTTCTGCTGATCGGCATGGTGGCCTTCGTCACCGAATACCCGGACGCACCGCCCGAAGGCTTCTTCGATCCGGCGACGGCCTTGCCCGTGCAGGTCTACAACTGGACACAGCGCGCCGATCCGGCCTTCGCCGAACGCGCCAGCGGAGCGATCATCGTGCTGTTGGTCTTCCTTGCCATCATGAACATTACCGCAATCTTGCTACGCCGCCGCTTCGAGCGCCGCTGGTAATCCCGAAAGGAGACACCGATGAAGGACATGCACGCGGAAGAAAGAGCAACCACAATGAACGATGTGAAAATCAAGACCGAAAGCGTAGATGTCTACTACGGTCAGAACCACGCCATCAAAGACGTGAATATCGAGATCAAGGACAAGACGGTCACGTCCTTCATCGGGCCGTCGGGTTGCGGCAAATCCACCTTTTTGCGGTGCCTGAACCGGATGAACGACACGATCGACATCGCCCGCATCGAAGGGCTGATCAAGATTGACGGTCAAGACATCTACGACGACCGGATCGACCCCGTGCAACTACGCGCCAAGGTCGGGATGGTGTTTCAAAAGCCGAACCCGTTCCCGAAGTCGATCTACGATAACGTAGCCTACGGCCCCAAGATTCACGGCCTTGCCAAGAACAAGGAAGAGCTGGACGAGATCGTCGAGACCTCTCTGCGTCGTGCTGCCATCTGGGACGAGGTAAAGGACCGTCTGGATGCGTCCGGCACAGGTCTGTCGGGCGGTCAGCAACAGCGCCTGTGTATTGCCCGCGCCGTGGCGACCAGCCCCGAAGTTCTGTTGATGGACGAGCCATGCTCGGCGCTTGACCCCATCGCCACCAGCCAGGTCGAAGAGCTGATCGACGAGTTGCGCGGCAGTTATTCGGTCGTCATCGTGACACACTCGATGCAGCAAGCCGCCCGCGTCAGCCAGAAGACGGCATTTTTCCACCTGGGCGATATGGTGGAATACGGCGAGACAGACGACATTTTCACCAATCCGCAGGACCCGCGGACCGAACGTTACATTACCGGCCGGATCGGCTGAGGAGATTTCCATGAATGAAGGTCAACACATCGTATCGTCCTTCGACCGCGATCTTGAGTCGTTGCAGGCCACGGTGATGAAGATGGGCGGTCTGGTCGAGGCCGCCATCGCCGATGCCGCGCGCTCTCTGGAAACCCGCGACGAGGAACTGGCAATGTCAGTGCGCGATGCGGATAAGCGGATCGACGCGCTGGAAGAGCAGGTCAACGAAGAGGCCGCCCGCATCGTCGCCGTGCGCGCGCCGATTGCCAGCGACATGCGACTGGTGCTGTCGGTCATCAAGATCGGCACCAATCTGGAGCGTATCGGGGACTACGCGAAGAACTTGGCCAAGCGGACGGGCGTTCTGGTCACGCTGCCAACGATCGACGGGGCACCGCAGTCAATCCGCCGCATGGCTCGCGAAGTGGAAGCCATGCTGCACGACGTGCTGGACGCCTACATCCAGCGCGACGCCGACCTGGCCCGAACTGTCCGCGCCCGCGACGAAGACGTCGACCAGATGTATACCGCCATCTTCCGTGAATTTCTGACCTTCATGATGGAAGACCCGCGCAACATCACCGCCTGCATGCACCTGCATTTCATCGCCAAGAACATCGAGCGGATGGGCGATCACGTCACTTCCATTGCCGATCAGGTGATCTACTCGGTCGAGGGTGCGGTACCCGATGAACCGCGGCCTAAGGCGGATCGCACATCGCTGGAAGGCATGAAGGAGTAGGGGGCATGGCGCCTGCGCCGCATGTGTTGATCGTCGAGGATGAGGCCTCTCAACGTGAGATCCTCGCCTACAATCTTGAGGCCGAAGGGTTCGCGGTCAGTCGTGCCGAAACAGGTGACGAAGCGCTGACGATGTTCGCTGAAACTGCGCCGGATATCGTGGTGCTGGACTGGATGCTGCCCGGCGTGTCGGGAATCGAAATCTGTCGCCAGCTCAAGCGGCGCGGTGATGCGAAGTCCGTCCCCATCATCATGCTGTCTGCCCGGACGGAAGAAACCGACCGCGTGCGCGGACTGGAAACTGGCGCCGATGACTATGTCACCAAGCCATATTCCGTCGCCGAACTGATGGCGCGGGTGCGCGCGCAACTGCGCCGCAGTCGGCCGGTGACCGTTGGTGAAGTGTTGGAGTTCGACGGCATCCGTCTTGATCCCGAAACGCATCGTGCATTCCGCGAAAGCACCGAGTTGAAGCTGGGTCCGACAGAGTTTCGCTTGCTGGCCACGTTGATGGAAAAGCCCGGTCGCGTCTGGTCGCGCGAGAAGCTGTTGGATCGGGTGTGGGGCAGGGACATCTACGTGGACAGTCGCACGGTCGATGTACATGTGGGGCGGCTGCGCAAAGCCCTTGGCGTGCCCGCAATGCCCGATCCGATCCGCACCGTGCGGGGCGCGGGATATAGCATCGGGTAACGCCGGAACATCGCGGCGACTTGACGCGTTCGTGAAGCATGGAAACAGAGCAAACGAAACGCCTGCGCGGCGCCGCGCACATCTCTCTTGTGATCGGCGGCATCGTGATCACGTGCTGGGCGCTTTATATTGCAGAGTTCGTTTTTGCGCCCACAGTCCTTGCTCTGGTGTTCGGTGTGGTTTTGTCACCGCTGTCAGACACCTGCGAGCGCCTGGGCGTGCCGCGCTTCCTGTCGGCGCTGATCGGCCTGATCCTGACGCTGCTATTGATTGTCGTCGTCGCCAGTCTGGCTCTCCCGGCGGTCATTCGACTGATCGAGGCGTGGCCGGTCATTCTAGAGGAAACGCGCGCCTTCATATACGGCTTTCAAGCCACATTGCAGGGCATCGAAAGTGCTGGCCAAGAGGTGCAGGAGGCCATCGGTGCGGCAGAGGGAGCATCCGGTGAGGAGGGCGATTCTGGTGAGTCGGGCGGCATGTCGCTGCCCAGCACAACCGACGCGCTGTTTCTTGCGCCGTCGGTGCTGGGCCAGACGATCACCTTCGCAGGCGTTCTGTTCTTCTTCCTGCTGGGACGGTCAGAGATTTACGCATGGCTCGCACAGCACGTCGCGCCGGTTGGCCGCGAGAAGGAAACCGCGCGTCGCCTGAAGTTGGCTGAACGCGAGGTCGCGCGTTACTTCCTGACGATCACGCTGGTCAACCTTGGCTTTGGCATCTGCGTCGTCATTGCGATGACGCTGGTGGGCGTGCCGTCGGCATTGTTGTGGGGCTTGGCCACGGCACTGTTGAACTTCGTTCTGTATCTAGGGCCGGCCATCGTATTCTGCGCGCTGATGCTGACAGGCATGGTCATGTTCGACGGCGGCTACTCTGTCGTTCCGGCGCTTGTGTTC
Protein-coding sequences here:
- the phoB gene encoding phosphate regulon transcriptional regulator PhoB, giving the protein MAPAPHVLIVEDEASQREILAYNLEAEGFAVSRAETGDEALTMFAETAPDIVVLDWMLPGVSGIEICRQLKRRGDAKSVPIIMLSARTEETDRVRGLETGADDYVTKPYSVAELMARVRAQLRRSRPVTVGEVLEFDGIRLDPETHRAFRESTELKLGPTEFRLLATLMEKPGRVWSREKLLDRVWGRDIYVDSRTVDVHVGRLRKALGVPAMPDPIRTVRGAGYSIG
- the pstB gene encoding phosphate ABC transporter ATP-binding protein PstB, with amino-acid sequence MNDVKIKTESVDVYYGQNHAIKDVNIEIKDKTVTSFIGPSGCGKSTFLRCLNRMNDTIDIARIEGLIKIDGQDIYDDRIDPVQLRAKVGMVFQKPNPFPKSIYDNVAYGPKIHGLAKNKEELDEIVETSLRRAAIWDEVKDRLDASGTGLSGGQQQRLCIARAVATSPEVLLMDEPCSALDPIATSQVEELIDELRGSYSVVIVTHSMQQAARVSQKTAFFHLGDMVEYGETDDIFTNPQDPRTERYITGRIG
- a CDS encoding sensor histidine kinase codes for the protein MLAVDLIAALPGPVLVIGPTQRIEAANSAAAALIGDALIGRHYVAVLRQPAVADAIEAALRDGTRTETRFLGRRQETDTTWSVSVQRAGPRVVVAFEDRTAAEEAGQIRRDFVANVSHELKTPLTALIGFIETLRGPARDDVAARDRFLGIMEREAQRMNRLVSDLLSLSRVETEERVRPRQDVDVTMILRGVVTLLRPLAEEKKIKLVFDPPGPATVQGDADQLRQVFSNLVENAIKYGGSRVELRLAERSQIADLRRSGVVVDVIDDGPGIDGIHVPRLTERFYRVDTHRSREVGGTGLGLAIVKHIVSRHRGRFRVASTLGEGSVFTVYLPREN
- a CDS encoding PstS family phosphate ABC transporter substrate-binding protein, with translation MSFAKTTASFAILAAAATAASAQGREQVQVAGSSTVLPYANIVAEAFGESTEFPTPVIQSGGSSAGLKLFCEGVGENTIDIANASRAIRDSEIETCAANGVNDIIEVRIGYDGIVFASQTDGPEFSAFEPEQWYNALAAEIPMDGEMVANPNTNWTDVDDSLPDAEILAFIPGTKHGTREVFEEKVLLQGCEDSGAMETMMSDMGMDEDAAEAACMSVRTDGASVDIDGDYTETLARIESDPNGVGVFGLSFYENNTSVLKVATMGGVSPSTETIASGEYPVSRPLYFYIKKAHIGVIPGVKEYAAFFVSDQVAGQGGPLADYGLTPDPELAATQEKIANETTMSSGS
- the phoU gene encoding phosphate signaling complex protein PhoU; this encodes MNEGQHIVSSFDRDLESLQATVMKMGGLVEAAIADAARSLETRDEELAMSVRDADKRIDALEEQVNEEAARIVAVRAPIASDMRLVLSVIKIGTNLERIGDYAKNLAKRTGVLVTLPTIDGAPQSIRRMAREVEAMLHDVLDAYIQRDADLARTVRARDEDVDQMYTAIFREFLTFMMEDPRNITACMHLHFIAKNIERMGDHVTSIADQVIYSVEGAVPDEPRPKADRTSLEGMKE
- a CDS encoding AI-2E family transporter; this encodes METEQTKRLRGAAHISLVIGGIVITCWALYIAEFVFAPTVLALVFGVVLSPLSDTCERLGVPRFLSALIGLILTLLLIVVVASLALPAVIRLIEAWPVILEETRAFIYGFQATLQGIESAGQEVQEAIGAAEGASGEEGDSGESGGMSLPSTTDALFLAPSVLGQTITFAGVLFFFLLGRSEIYAWLAQHVAPVGREKETARRLKLAEREVARYFLTITLVNLGFGICVVIAMTLVGVPSALLWGLATALLNFVLYLGPAIVFCALMLTGMVMFDGGYSVVPALVFLMLNMVEAQFVTPSAIGRTMQVNPLLVFLALVFFLWLWGPIGGFVAIPLLLWALTLTREISNTRRDLRDEVDAAS
- the pstC gene encoding phosphate ABC transporter permease subunit PstC; this translates as MSVPLILIVLAGLAILGFVLGRRRSVQLVDGDARRLHSRPNYHGTSVALAAVVPAFLVLLGWLLIQPIFIESRVAADFPEDAIPEGSTIGLVMGDVNRLAAGLQTLRQTGALTRQEIVNLNAGEDDIRGRLGSIGLALGSDVSPATLEAARQMRLTEDTGRLAMTVVVLALAAAGFGFVLSRISADGRARNTVESVIRVLLMLAATVAILTTVGIIASMLFETINFFGQYPITEFFFGTNWAPNFRGNSDLGIIPLLWGTMYISLIALLVAVPVGLFSAIYLSEYASPTLRGIAKPLIEVLAGIPTIVYGLFALLVVGPMLRDYFAQPLGLGSSGSSVMTAGLVMGIMLIPFVSSLSDDIISAVPQSMRDGSLGLGATKAETIRQVVVPAALPGIVGAVLLAASRAIGETMIVVLGAGAAARLSLNPFEAMTTVTVKIVSQLTGDTNFASPETLVAFALGLTLFVITLGLNVLALIIVRRYREQYE
- the pstA gene encoding phosphate ABC transporter permease PstA, which produces MTDIPDSRGTSTTLLEPDTRTKKRNAAEARFKAYGLGAICIGLLALVLLLASIFYRGLPAFWQATLTLDVPLTEQTLDPAGNRNLEDIRRVITFGYAGLIEDAMTNKIEELGIDIEGLTNPEDIISGSAAAQVRRFVLANPDRIGTTETFTFYATSRVDQYYKGAVTMETASRDSQISVEQLQLADALQDEGALGRSFNRAFITGPDASDTRAESAGLGVAIIGSAYMMLIVLALALPIGVAASIYLEEFAPTNRLTDIIEVNISNLAAVPSIVFGILGLAIFINFAGLPQSAPVVGGLVLTLMTLPTIIISTRASLKSVPPSIRDAALGVGASKMQSVFHHVLPLAGPGILTGTIIGLAQALGETAPLLLIGMVAFVTEYPDAPPEGFFDPATALPVQVYNWTQRADPAFAERASGAIIVLLVFLAIMNITAILLRRRFERRW